The Methanothrix soehngenii GP6 genome has a window encoding:
- a CDS encoding 50S ribosomal protein L10 translates to MAGQIRHTTHIPEWKVKEVDELVDKISKSRVVGVVGLREIPADNLQKMRGDLRGNVEIRMVRNTIARRALEASPVQIKPLADFIEDQTALIFSDLNPFKLNSMLEKGKQPMPIKAGTRAPKDIVIEAGETSFSPGPMVGKLQAAGIPAAIKGGKVVINQKITLAKEGEVVPAKTAEILKTMEIFPRNVGLELRGAYEGGLIFSSKDLAIDVEGQVARISEASAKAFSFAVEIGYPTPATIGPMLQKAQTKARALVLDAGMIIPSMMEFILAKAAANASAIAGLASGQKAQAAPAATAAPAAEEKQEEKKEEEGDTAAGLGALFG, encoded by the coding sequence ATGGCTGGACAGATCCGTCACACTACCCATATACCGGAATGGAAGGTCAAAGAGGTAGATGAGCTGGTTGATAAGATCAGCAAAAGCAGAGTGGTGGGAGTTGTAGGTCTTCGTGAGATCCCGGCGGACAATCTGCAGAAGATGAGAGGGGATCTGAGAGGCAATGTGGAGATAAGAATGGTGAGGAACACCATTGCCCGCCGTGCCCTGGAGGCTTCCCCCGTCCAGATAAAACCACTGGCCGACTTCATTGAGGATCAGACAGCATTGATCTTCAGCGATCTGAACCCCTTCAAGCTCAATAGCATGCTGGAGAAGGGCAAGCAGCCCATGCCCATCAAAGCTGGCACCCGTGCCCCCAAGGATATTGTGATCGAGGCAGGTGAAACTTCTTTCTCGCCAGGTCCCATGGTCGGCAAACTGCAGGCTGCAGGCATCCCCGCGGCAATTAAGGGCGGAAAGGTGGTCATCAATCAGAAGATCACCCTGGCCAAAGAGGGCGAAGTTGTCCCTGCCAAGACCGCAGAGATCCTTAAGACCATGGAGATCTTCCCCAGAAATGTAGGTCTGGAGCTGAGAGGCGCCTATGAGGGCGGCCTGATATTCAGCTCCAAGGATCTAGCCATAGATGTGGAAGGCCAGGTCGCCAGGATAAGCGAGGCTTCTGCTAAGGCATTCAGCTTTGCAGTGGAGATCGGATACCCCACGCCAGCTACAATTGGACCCATGCTTCAGAAGGCCCAGACCAAGGCCAGAGCCCTGGTGCTGGATGCGGGAATGATCATCCCCAGCATGATGGAGTTCATTTTGGCCAAGGCGGCCGCTAATGCAAGTGCCATCGCCGGCCTTGCCAGCGGCCAGAAGGCTCAGGCTGCACCTGCAGCCACAGCAGCGCCCGCTGCAGAGGAAAAGCAAGAAGAGAAGAAGGAAGAAGAAGGAGACACCGCTGCAGGACTTGGTGCTCTATTCGGTTAA
- a CDS encoding adenylyl-sulfate kinase codes for MAWVMWFTGLPGCGKTTIAMEVKKRLQERGIEVKILQLDEIRRVITPEPKYTEEERDIVYASLAYMGKILAEENKNVIIDATANRRRYRDLARQLIPNFAEVFIRAPLEVCMDREERRNAAFSPKDIYKKAGRKNALVPGVNVAYEEPISPEIEVDAAVSSPLESSSYIADRIAELYGSA; via the coding sequence ATGGCATGGGTCATGTGGTTCACTGGGCTCCCCGGCTGCGGGAAGACCACCATTGCGATGGAAGTGAAAAAGAGGCTTCAGGAAAGGGGGATAGAGGTTAAGATCCTCCAGCTGGACGAGATCCGAAGGGTCATCACCCCAGAGCCGAAATATACAGAGGAGGAAAGGGACATCGTCTACGCCAGCCTGGCCTATATGGGAAAGATCCTGGCGGAAGAGAATAAAAACGTCATCATCGATGCTACCGCCAACAGACGCCGCTACAGAGATCTGGCCAGGCAATTGATCCCCAACTTCGCCGAGGTCTTCATCCGCGCTCCTTTAGAGGTATGCATGGATAGAGAAGAGAGGAGAAATGCGGCATTCTCTCCCAAAGATATCTACAAGAAGGCGGGGAGAAAGAATGCACTCGTTCCGGGGGTCAACGTGGCCTATGAGGAGCCGATCTCTCCTGAAATTGAGGTTGATGCGGCTGTATCCAGCCCTCTTGAGAGCTCAAGCTACATCGCAGATCGAATCGCAGAGCTCTATGGATCGGCATGA
- the endA gene encoding tRNA-intron lyase — MPEEIRAQFEDDRIRLGPEALPELFEQGYFGRPKGKGLELSLVEAAYLLDRSRIKIMRNEKELDFRSFFQAASSMEKGFEFRYVVYKDLRERGYYVQPGRPDFRVYPRGGHPGKGPAEFYVLVISERNPLPLKDIMEPVRLAGQMRKKLMLAIVDEESDITFYEARERSMAGMMAGLENGGMATLLEDRVVLWDTEASRLLHESGFFGKPVGERLQLSLVESAYLLEKGKLQLTDRQGRPVDLPALTARAEQIDEDFELKLGAYRDLREKSLVVKTGFKFGTHFRVYKQVHGTLKVPHSEYLVHAIPLDHVFMPPVLSRAVRLAHSVRKLMVFAYPDDGIGYLEIKRLKP; from the coding sequence ATGCCAGAGGAGATTCGGGCCCAGTTTGAGGACGATAGGATCCGCCTGGGCCCTGAGGCCCTGCCTGAACTATTCGAGCAGGGCTACTTCGGCCGGCCCAAGGGGAAGGGCTTGGAGCTCTCATTGGTGGAGGCGGCCTATCTCCTGGATCGATCAAGAATAAAGATAATGCGCAATGAGAAGGAGCTGGACTTCAGATCCTTTTTTCAAGCTGCCTCCTCAATGGAGAAGGGGTTTGAGTTTCGCTATGTGGTCTACAAGGATCTGAGGGAGCGGGGCTACTACGTCCAGCCCGGCAGACCGGATTTTCGGGTCTACCCCAGGGGAGGCCACCCGGGAAAGGGGCCGGCGGAATTTTATGTTCTGGTCATATCGGAGCGCAATCCCTTGCCTTTAAAGGATATCATGGAGCCCGTCCGCCTGGCTGGACAGATGAGAAAGAAGCTCATGCTGGCCATTGTGGACGAAGAGAGCGACATCACCTTTTATGAGGCACGCGAGCGGTCGATGGCCGGGATGATGGCCGGGCTGGAGAACGGAGGCATGGCCACCCTGCTGGAGGACCGGGTGGTTCTATGGGACACGGAGGCCTCTCGTCTTCTGCATGAGAGTGGATTTTTTGGTAAGCCCGTGGGCGAACGGCTGCAGCTCTCTTTGGTCGAGTCGGCATACCTGCTGGAAAAAGGCAAACTTCAGCTGACTGACCGCCAGGGAAGACCGGTCGACCTGCCTGCTCTCACCGCCAGGGCAGAGCAGATCGATGAGGACTTCGAACTCAAGCTGGGCGCCTACCGGGACCTGAGGGAGAAAAGCCTGGTGGTCAAGACGGGATTCAAGTTCGGCACCCACTTTCGGGTCTACAAGCAGGTACACGGGACTCTAAAAGTCCCTCACTCTGAGTATCTGGTGCATGCCATCCCTCTGGATCATGTCTTCATGCCTCCGGTTCTCTCCCGCGCCGTCCGCCTGGCCCATTCGGTGAGAAAGCTGATGGTGTTCGCTTATCCGGATGACGGGATCGGATATCTGGAGATCAAAAGGCTGAAGCCTTGA
- a CDS encoding THUMP domain-containing protein — protein MKSYAFELSGEHESLPRCEAIALVEIFSDRYREQSYLDQCLIVEAEGLDVRALGDRLAMTHRIIEVMAICEADLEDLARSVALLSLPDESYRIRARRIKNASPRADAVEHEIGRVLLGKGIRADLKSPNIELRAVITSGKIILGVEVARVDRSSFEARRPHLKPFFHPGVLMPRMARSLVNLTQIRAGERLLDPFAGTCGILVEACLMGIECLGIEAQGRLVKGAICNLENMNCALVLGDAKRLALKDASIYGAVLDIPYGRSARILASSKEDLLKESLSELFRVIRPGRRMVIVADGPIDSQISNAGFRVIQSHLDRVHRSLIRHIFLCQREEGKDSI, from the coding sequence ATGAAGAGCTATGCCTTCGAGCTCTCTGGAGAGCATGAGTCTCTGCCCAGATGTGAGGCTATTGCACTGGTGGAGATCTTCTCCGACCGCTATCGTGAGCAATCCTATCTGGACCAGTGCCTGATAGTCGAGGCCGAGGGCCTGGATGTTCGGGCTTTAGGAGATCGGCTGGCAATGACCCACCGGATCATCGAGGTCATGGCGATATGCGAGGCAGACCTCGAGGATCTTGCCAGATCCGTTGCCCTCCTCTCCCTTCCCGATGAGAGCTACAGGATTCGGGCAAGGAGGATCAAGAACGCTTCTCCCAGGGCGGATGCTGTGGAGCACGAGATAGGAAGGGTGCTCTTGGGAAAAGGCATCCGGGCAGACCTGAAAAGCCCCAATATAGAGCTGAGAGCAGTTATCACAAGCGGCAAGATAATCCTGGGAGTGGAAGTGGCAAGGGTAGATCGCAGCTCCTTTGAGGCCCGCCGTCCCCACCTGAAGCCGTTTTTTCATCCCGGAGTCCTCATGCCCCGCATGGCCCGCTCTTTGGTCAATCTAACTCAGATCCGAGCTGGGGAGCGGCTGCTCGACCCGTTTGCCGGAACATGCGGGATTCTGGTTGAGGCCTGTCTGATGGGCATAGAGTGCCTGGGGATAGAGGCTCAAGGCCGGCTGGTGAAGGGGGCAATATGCAACCTGGAGAATATGAATTGCGCCCTGGTATTAGGCGATGCCAAACGCCTTGCTCTGAAGGATGCTTCTATCTACGGTGCAGTGCTCGACATTCCTTATGGAAGGTCTGCCAGGATCCTCGCCTCTTCCAAGGAGGATCTCTTAAAAGAGAGTCTATCGGAGCTATTTCGTGTGATAAGACCTGGCAGACGCATGGTTATCGTAGCCGATGGCCCGATTGACTCCCAGATATCAAATGCCGGATTCAGAGTCATTCAAAGCCATTTGGATAGGGTGCACCGCAGCCTAATCCGCCACATATTCCTCTGCCAGAGGGAAGAAGGCAAAGATAGCATTTAG
- a CDS encoding 50S ribosomal protein L11 yields the protein MANVVEALVPGGKASAGPPLGPALGPLGVNVAQVVAKINEETSDLNGMQVPVKVIVKSRTEFEIEVGTPPTSALIIKEVGGEKGTGDKTTIGDLTMEQVLKIANIKRKGLLSKSLKNAAREVIGTAGSVGATVDGMSSKDAQLAVASGKYDEILEAKA from the coding sequence TTGGCTAATGTTGTAGAAGCATTGGTCCCAGGCGGAAAGGCTAGCGCGGGACCACCTTTGGGGCCGGCTCTTGGACCTCTGGGCGTGAATGTCGCCCAGGTGGTTGCCAAGATCAATGAAGAGACAAGCGATCTCAATGGAATGCAGGTTCCAGTTAAGGTCATTGTGAAGTCCAGAACAGAGTTCGAGATCGAGGTTGGAACGCCGCCCACATCGGCATTGATCATCAAGGAGGTCGGTGGGGAAAAGGGCACTGGAGATAAGACAACAATCGGTGACCTTACAATGGAGCAGGTCCTGAAGATCGCGAACATCAAGAGAAAGGGCCTTCTATCCAAATCGCTCAAAAATGCCGCTCGCGAGGTAATAGGTACTGCAGGATCGGTGGGCGCCACCGTGGATGGAATGTCCAGCAAGGATGCCCAGCTGGCAGTGGCCAGCGGCAAATACGATGAGATATTAGAAGCGAAGGCTTAA
- a CDS encoding 50S ribosomal protein L1, with translation MDIEEAVKQAITEAPARKFAESVDLAINLHNIDLSLPGNRVDAEVILPHGLGKPTKIAVFAAGETALRAKSAGADRVISGDEIKEFAGDKRAARKLADEYKFFIAETQFMPVIGKSLGSILGKRGKMPTPLPPTQDVTPQVQRLKNMTRIRSRDRPTFHLTIGNRNMNTKELADNIEAVVVKLEQTLKDGRHNLKSVYVKTTMGPSIRVI, from the coding sequence ATGGATATCGAAGAAGCCGTAAAACAGGCTATCACTGAGGCCCCTGCCAGGAAGTTTGCCGAGAGCGTGGATCTGGCGATAAACCTCCATAATATCGACCTATCCCTGCCCGGGAATAGAGTCGATGCCGAGGTTATCCTTCCCCACGGACTGGGCAAGCCTACCAAGATCGCTGTATTCGCTGCCGGTGAGACTGCCCTGCGCGCCAAGAGCGCGGGAGCAGACCGGGTAATCTCCGGGGATGAGATCAAGGAGTTCGCCGGAGATAAGAGAGCAGCGCGCAAGCTGGCGGACGAGTACAAGTTCTTCATCGCAGAGACTCAGTTCATGCCTGTCATAGGAAAGAGCCTGGGTTCAATCCTGGGCAAGAGGGGCAAGATGCCCACGCCACTGCCGCCAACGCAGGATGTCACCCCGCAGGTGCAGAGGCTTAAGAACATGACAAGGATCAGGTCCAGGGACAGGCCAACCTTTCACCTGACGATTGGGAACAGAAATATGAATACCAAAGAGCTGGCTGATAACATTGAAGCAGTGGTCGTCAAGCTCGAACAGACTCTAAAGGATGGTCGGCATAACCTGAAATCAGTTTACGTCAAGACCACCATGGGCCCTTCCATAAGGGTGATCTAA
- the mc1c gene encoding chromosomal protein MC1c, whose protein sequence is MIEKRNFALRDKEGNEIGVFSGKQPRQAALKAANRGFTDIRLRERGTKKVHIFQGERIQVPKPSNAPKWMPANIWKPNVKKLGVEKLEDI, encoded by the coding sequence ATGATCGAGAAAAGAAATTTTGCATTGAGGGATAAAGAGGGCAACGAGATCGGCGTCTTTTCGGGCAAGCAGCCAAGGCAAGCAGCTTTGAAGGCGGCAAACCGGGGATTCACCGACATCCGTCTCAGGGAGAGAGGCACTAAGAAGGTTCACATATTTCAGGGCGAGAGGATACAGGTTCCTAAACCATCAAACGCCCCCAAATGGATGCCGGCCAATATATGGAAGCCTAATGTAAAAAAGCTGGGCGTGGAGAAGCTGGAGGATATTTAG
- a CDS encoding transcription elongation factor Spt5, whose product MSETSIYVVKTTANQERSVANMIAQIARKEKYDIRALLVPDVLKGYVLVESPAPEIVDQAIQGIPHARSVIKGASNIGEVEHFLTPKPAVIGINEGAIVELISGPFKGEKARVKRVDLAKEEITVELFEAMVPIPITVRGDHVRVLSKDET is encoded by the coding sequence ATGTCCGAGACCAGCATATATGTTGTAAAGACCACTGCTAACCAAGAACGATCAGTGGCCAACATGATCGCCCAGATAGCGCGCAAGGAAAAGTATGATATAAGGGCACTGCTGGTTCCAGATGTGCTGAAAGGCTACGTACTTGTGGAATCACCAGCTCCAGAGATTGTGGATCAGGCGATCCAGGGAATACCGCATGCGCGTTCTGTGATCAAAGGGGCCTCAAATATAGGAGAGGTTGAGCACTTTCTCACCCCCAAGCCTGCAGTTATCGGCATCAATGAAGGTGCAATCGTTGAGCTCATATCCGGGCCGTTCAAGGGAGAGAAGGCAAGGGTCAAGCGCGTGGACCTTGCTAAAGAAGAGATAACTGTAGAGCTCTTCGAGGCCATGGTTCCCATCCCCATAACAGTGCGGGGAGATCACGTTCGCGTTCTCAGCAAAGATGAAACTTAG
- the ahcY gene encoding adenosylhomocysteinase, translating into MVKDLALAEAGEKRIEWARRHMPVLDRIKEEFEREKPLKGARIVACLHVTVETANLITTLVAGGAEVAVTGSNPLSTQDEVAAALAARGLFVYAFRGENETEYYDCIKKALELKPNVSLDDGADTIAIIHKEHPELAAQMLGGCEETTTGVVRLRAMAEDKALLYPVIAVNDAETKMMFDNRYGTGQSTLHGIMQATNFLFAGKTVVVCGYGWCGRGFAMRAKGLGANVIVIEIEPRKALEAAMDGYRVMPLGQAAPLGDLFVTLTGNINVLRKEHFALMKDQAIVANSGHFNVEIDIPALEKMAGEKNEIQNNVTEYKLPDGRRLYLLAEGRLINLAAAYGHPPEVMDMSFANQALSVRYIVEQGRSLKKSVYSVPVEIDRRVAELKLASMGLETEKLTAEQEKYLHSWQMGT; encoded by the coding sequence GTGGTCAAGGATCTTGCCTTAGCAGAAGCAGGAGAGAAGCGTATCGAATGGGCCCGCAGGCATATGCCGGTACTGGACAGGATAAAGGAGGAGTTCGAGAGGGAGAAACCCCTGAAGGGCGCTCGCATAGTCGCCTGTCTGCATGTGACTGTGGAGACGGCCAACCTTATCACCACCCTGGTGGCGGGGGGGGCAGAGGTGGCGGTGACGGGCTCCAATCCCCTCTCCACCCAGGACGAAGTGGCTGCAGCCCTGGCCGCCCGGGGCCTCTTCGTCTATGCCTTCCGGGGAGAGAATGAGACTGAGTACTACGACTGCATAAAAAAAGCCCTGGAGCTCAAGCCCAATGTAAGCCTGGACGACGGCGCAGACACCATAGCCATAATCCACAAGGAGCATCCGGAGCTTGCCGCTCAGATGTTAGGCGGCTGCGAGGAGACCACCACCGGCGTCGTCCGCCTCCGGGCCATGGCCGAAGATAAGGCTCTGCTCTATCCGGTGATAGCGGTCAACGATGCCGAGACCAAGATGATGTTCGATAACCGCTACGGCACTGGACAGAGCACATTGCATGGCATCATGCAGGCCACAAACTTCCTCTTTGCCGGCAAGACGGTGGTCGTATGCGGCTACGGCTGGTGCGGCCGGGGATTTGCCATGAGGGCCAAGGGGTTGGGAGCAAACGTCATCGTCATTGAGATCGAGCCGCGCAAAGCTTTAGAGGCAGCCATGGACGGCTACAGGGTCATGCCGCTGGGACAGGCTGCTCCCCTGGGAGACCTGTTCGTCACCCTCACCGGCAACATCAATGTGTTAAGAAAAGAGCACTTCGCCCTTATGAAGGATCAGGCAATCGTCGCCAACAGCGGCCACTTCAATGTGGAGATCGATATCCCTGCCCTGGAGAAGATGGCCGGGGAGAAGAATGAGATACAAAATAACGTCACCGAGTATAAGCTCCCCGACGGCCGCAGGCTTTATCTGCTGGCAGAGGGCCGCCTGATCAACCTGGCTGCGGCCTATGGCCACCCCCCAGAGGTCATGGACATGTCCTTTGCCAACCAGGCGCTCTCAGTGCGCTACATTGTGGAGCAAGGCCGAAGCCTGAAAAAGTCGGTCTACTCTGTTCCTGTGGAGATCGACCGGAGAGTGGCTGAGCTGAAGCTCGCCTCAATGGGCCTGGAGACGGAGAAGCTCACCGCAGAACAGGAGAAGTACCTGCACAGCTGGCAGATGGGAACCTGA
- a CDS encoding winged helix-turn-helix domain-containing protein produces MKRSKDLIISQILLVCAKGANKTKIVYQANLNFRTVDPYLKLLMERGLINAKREPNLIYQTTEKGEELLGSLKAIQREIY; encoded by the coding sequence ATGAAGCGGAGCAAGGATTTAATTATATCCCAGATATTGCTCGTTTGTGCCAAGGGAGCAAATAAGACCAAGATAGTATATCAGGCGAATCTCAACTTCAGAACGGTGGATCCGTATTTGAAGCTTCTAATGGAGAGAGGTCTGATAAATGCCAAGAGAGAGCCTAATCTGATCTATCAGACCACGGAGAAGGGCGAAGAGTTGCTGGGGAGCTTGAAAGCGATCCAAAGGGAGATATACTAG
- the rpl12p gene encoding 50S ribosomal protein P1, whose product MEYVYAALLLHSAGKDVTEEGIKNVVAASGVAADDVRIKALVAALEGVDISKVLSQAAAVPVAAAAAPVAAAAAATAPAAKEEKEESKEAAEESGVEGLGALFG is encoded by the coding sequence ATGGAATACGTATATGCTGCATTACTGCTTCATAGCGCAGGCAAAGATGTTACTGAGGAAGGAATAAAGAATGTCGTCGCAGCCTCTGGTGTTGCTGCGGATGATGTCAGAATCAAGGCCTTGGTGGCCGCTTTAGAAGGCGTGGACATCTCCAAGGTCCTCTCTCAGGCCGCTGCAGTCCCCGTAGCCGCTGCCGCAGCGCCCGTCGCTGCTGCTGCCGCTGCAACTGCACCCGCAGCCAAAGAGGAAAAAGAAGAGAGCAAAGAGGCTGCAGAGGAGAGCGGAGTAGAGGGCCTGGGCGCCCTTTTCGGCTGA
- a CDS encoding winged helix-turn-helix domain-containing protein: MLMGRKAKPESPEEMAMVHHALENPIRRRMLILMNEGHLTVDAIAKEVGDRMLDYQLHRLELAGLLEVHDGQITLTDAGLAYGSLVKLEKEKGGAEKIRPEDL; this comes from the coding sequence ATGCTTATGGGACGCAAAGCCAAGCCCGAGTCTCCGGAGGAGATGGCCATGGTGCATCACGCTCTGGAGAATCCCATCCGCCGGAGGATGCTCATCCTCATGAATGAGGGCCATCTGACAGTGGACGCGATCGCGAAAGAGGTGGGCGATCGAATGCTCGACTACCAGCTGCACCGGCTGGAGCTGGCAGGATTGCTGGAGGTGCATGATGGGCAAATAACCCTCACCGATGCCGGGCTGGCCTATGGCAGCCTGGTGAAATTGGAAAAAGAGAAGGGCGGAGCGGAAAAAATTAGACCGGAAGACCTGTAG
- a CDS encoding response regulator transcription factor yields MSDRTDQLRDLVLKIGATTKVVEKQATRHGSLRGSGEIEQALLGVVREMIKQYNIQTKLTPEQLSSVVRLFYKGLSDTEIAEQLGDRALNKTVSRARIKLHLFRETDLKPPFDKDEFIRLAEANRSVKDMAEALRVAPSTISEYRNIFDSQKASERDGYTKRFLEILSDQDVSERMVTVHTEDGLQDTIDTDYEAAEA; encoded by the coding sequence ATGAGTGATAGGACTGATCAGTTGCGTGACCTCGTACTCAAGATTGGCGCCACCACCAAGGTCGTGGAAAAGCAGGCTACCCGGCATGGCAGCCTCCGGGGAAGCGGCGAGATTGAACAAGCCCTTTTGGGAGTAGTAAGGGAGATGATAAAGCAATACAACATCCAGACGAAACTGACTCCTGAACAGTTATCCTCTGTGGTAAGACTTTTCTATAAAGGATTGAGCGATACTGAGATTGCCGAGCAGTTGGGCGACAGAGCCCTCAATAAAACCGTCAGTCGAGCGAGAATAAAGCTTCACCTCTTCAGGGAGACAGATCTGAAACCACCATTTGATAAAGACGAGTTTATTCGCCTTGCAGAGGCCAACCGATCGGTCAAGGATATGGCCGAAGCCCTTCGCGTAGCTCCTTCAACGATTTCCGAATACAGGAATATCTTCGACAGCCAGAAGGCATCGGAGAGAGATGGCTACACTAAAAGGTTTTTGGAGATCCTATCCGATCAGGATGTCTCTGAGCGCATGGTCACCGTCCACACCGAGGATGGCCTGCAAGATACCATCGATACTGATTATGAAGCGGCAGAGGCCTAG
- a CDS encoding phosphotransferase family protein has product MDLLRENLEAYLRSLYGKGLSIVSVRKLGETIPTAEDVKGFGYGSPLMVDYKLSGKKASCVLSTMRVQHGFGHDHFSDRARILIWQNATFASLPKHVRSLDVGYFTPDGRLVSAGDACEYFLLMEKIEGKEYFFDLERVKEEGATDLDHDRVIALSSYLAQIHATKEDCPPLYQRKIRETVGDGECIFGILDDYPDSSTFLDPDELQEIEKVCVEWRWKLRSKVHRLSMVHGDFHPWNIMFREGTDFSVLDRSRGEWGEAADDITALAMNYIFYSVQKSLRLTGDLKDLFELFFENYLDKTGDDELLEVIAPFFAFRATVVASPTWYPLLSDDVRRALFNFLENVLATERFNYRDVNSYLD; this is encoded by the coding sequence ATGGATCTGTTAAGGGAAAATCTGGAGGCCTATCTGAGGAGCCTGTATGGTAAGGGCCTTTCCATCGTATCGGTTCGAAAGCTGGGGGAGACCATTCCCACGGCGGAGGATGTAAAGGGATTTGGATATGGATCGCCCCTGATGGTGGACTATAAGCTCTCGGGCAAAAAGGCATCCTGCGTTCTCTCCACCATGCGGGTGCAGCATGGCTTCGGCCACGACCACTTCTCAGACCGGGCGAGGATCCTAATCTGGCAGAATGCCACATTCGCTAGCCTTCCCAAGCACGTCCGATCTTTGGACGTGGGCTACTTCACCCCGGATGGAAGGCTGGTCTCTGCTGGCGATGCATGCGAGTATTTCCTCCTCATGGAGAAGATCGAGGGAAAGGAGTACTTCTTCGACCTGGAAAGAGTCAAAGAGGAGGGAGCAACAGACCTGGATCATGATCGGGTCATTGCCCTCTCCAGCTATCTGGCCCAGATCCATGCCACAAAGGAGGATTGCCCGCCCTTATACCAGCGCAAGATCAGAGAGACCGTGGGAGACGGAGAATGCATATTCGGCATCCTGGACGACTATCCCGATAGCAGCACCTTCCTGGATCCCGATGAGCTGCAGGAGATCGAGAAGGTCTGCGTGGAATGGCGCTGGAAGCTTCGCAGCAAAGTCCACCGCTTATCCATGGTCCATGGCGACTTCCATCCCTGGAATATCATGTTCCGGGAAGGCACCGATTTCTCCGTACTCGATCGGAGCCGGGGGGAGTGGGGCGAAGCGGCGGATGACATCACTGCTCTCGCCATGAACTACATTTTCTACTCAGTGCAAAAGAGCCTGCGTTTGACCGGAGACCTCAAGGACCTGTTCGAGCTGTTCTTTGAGAACTACCTGGATAAGACCGGCGACGATGAACTCTTAGAGGTCATAGCCCCATTCTTTGCCTTCCGGGCGACTGTGGTGGCCAGTCCAACCTGGTATCCATTGCTCTCGGACGATGTTCGAAGGGCTCTCTTCAACTTCCTGGAGAACGTTCTGGCAACAGAGCGGTTCAATTATCGGGATGTGAACTCCTATCTGGACTAA